A single region of the Phycisphaerae bacterium genome encodes:
- a CDS encoding PAS domain S-box protein, whose protein sequence is MSDDAFFRRLFEGLGFICIAVDRDQRIRFSNDQATRYFGRSRDELAGRPFVEILSPADRDEARKLFENAMTTGQPGDMEVKYPRPDGEKVTLVLIVSPIMNDSGECIGASAGMRDITERKRLSRELSQSRRMDALGRVAGGIAHHFNNILGGMLTSIDYVLGSDSPRELRKTLRLLAQSIGRATRITNQLAAFAESENEIVEWKELNSVLDDFVRKVRPRLAAAQMELDVDIEPVESDPYEAPRLLAVLESLAQNSIEAMSPHGRLSIQFRKDDDAAVIRLRDTGCGIPDDLKEHLFEPFFTTKGEFASNGMENIGLGLAAVHGMVGEMGGTIRLNSKIGEGTEVIIRLPLARRKPT, encoded by the coding sequence CCGACGACGCATTCTTCAGGCGACTCTTCGAAGGGCTCGGCTTCATTTGCATCGCGGTCGATCGCGACCAGCGAATTCGATTCTCCAACGACCAGGCGACGCGCTACTTCGGTCGATCGCGCGACGAACTGGCCGGTCGCCCGTTCGTCGAGATTCTCAGCCCGGCAGATCGCGACGAGGCGCGGAAGCTGTTCGAGAATGCCATGACCACAGGCCAGCCTGGCGACATGGAAGTCAAATATCCCAGGCCCGATGGGGAAAAGGTTACGCTGGTTCTGATTGTTTCACCGATCATGAACGACTCGGGCGAATGCATTGGCGCGTCCGCCGGCATGCGCGACATCACTGAGCGAAAACGCCTTTCGCGGGAGTTGTCACAATCTCGTCGCATGGACGCTCTGGGCCGCGTCGCCGGAGGCATCGCGCACCATTTCAACAATATCCTTGGCGGAATGCTCACGAGTATCGACTATGTGCTCGGCAGCGACAGCCCGCGCGAATTAAGAAAGACGCTTCGACTCCTCGCCCAGTCGATCGGCCGCGCGACCCGAATCACGAATCAACTGGCGGCCTTCGCGGAATCCGAGAACGAGATAGTGGAGTGGAAGGAACTGAATTCGGTGCTTGATGACTTTGTCCGGAAAGTCCGCCCAAGACTTGCCGCCGCGCAAATGGAACTGGATGTCGACATCGAGCCGGTCGAATCCGATCCGTACGAGGCTCCACGTTTGCTCGCCGTTCTGGAGAGTCTTGCTCAGAACTCAATCGAAGCGATGTCTCCGCACGGAAGGCTCAGCATCCAGTTCAGGAAGGATGATGACGCAGCCGTGATCCGTCTGCGCGACACAGGTTGCGGCATACCCGACGACTTGAAGGAGCATCTTTTCGAGCCCTTCTTCACGACAAAGGGTGAGTTCGCGAGTAATGGCATGGAGAACATCGGGCTGGGACTCGCGGCCGTTCACGGAATGGTAGGGGAA